A portion of the Blastopirellula sediminis genome contains these proteins:
- a CDS encoding lactate racemase domain-containing protein produces MQISLSFGESQKFELQLKDEKIVAICDGAGPTLSSVRSEVETALTNPPQFPGLAEATVPGDLIAFAIGRHIPNVADIIAAILDVTARAEMADRRTAIVLPHDAADHLQAAVTAMIGERTDVTLERHDPDDRNKLAFIGASKENRPIMVNRILSDADMVIPVGLARLDSSLDYFGPYEAVFPTFTDRETMQRLSAPTFVEQPVLRKRRAGEATEAGHLLGVLFGIVVEANGPESISAIRAGAIDLISAQIQDELAKTWRYQPAKRAALTIVAISGGQEQQTWANFARSLAVASNAADDNGAILVCSELTTFPSPTMMQLAEHDDLDEQRRRIRRERTADAAAALQLATTLDRNKVYLISNLPEGIVDELNMSPVANLEEARKVCEYYESCTFIAHGQLAEVAVEGEEISSDIDWDQYAL; encoded by the coding sequence ATGCAAATCTCATTGTCGTTCGGCGAAAGCCAAAAATTCGAGCTCCAGCTGAAAGACGAGAAGATCGTCGCCATTTGTGATGGGGCCGGACCGACCCTTTCTTCGGTGCGGAGCGAAGTCGAAACGGCGCTCACCAATCCCCCGCAGTTTCCCGGTCTTGCCGAAGCTACGGTCCCAGGCGACCTGATCGCATTCGCGATCGGACGTCATATTCCCAACGTCGCGGATATCATCGCGGCCATCCTCGACGTAACCGCTCGTGCGGAGATGGCGGATCGCCGCACGGCGATCGTATTGCCGCATGACGCGGCCGATCATCTGCAAGCCGCCGTCACCGCGATGATCGGTGAGCGCACCGACGTCACGCTCGAGCGACATGATCCCGATGATCGCAACAAGCTCGCGTTCATCGGCGCGTCCAAAGAAAACCGCCCGATCATGGTCAACCGGATCTTGAGCGACGCCGACATGGTAATTCCGGTCGGATTGGCGCGGCTTGATTCTTCACTCGACTACTTCGGTCCGTACGAAGCGGTCTTTCCGACCTTCACCGATCGCGAAACGATGCAGCGTCTGTCGGCTCCCACGTTCGTCGAACAACCGGTGCTACGCAAACGTCGCGCCGGCGAAGCGACCGAAGCGGGGCATCTGCTCGGCGTGCTGTTTGGGATCGTGGTCGAAGCGAATGGGCCGGAAAGCATCAGCGCAATTCGCGCCGGCGCGATCGATCTGATTTCGGCGCAAATCCAAGACGAGCTCGCCAAGACATGGCGCTATCAACCGGCCAAGCGTGCAGCCCTGACGATCGTCGCAATCAGCGGCGGACAAGAGCAACAAACGTGGGCGAACTTCGCCCGTTCGCTCGCGGTCGCATCGAATGCAGCCGATGACAACGGCGCGATTCTGGTCTGTAGCGAACTGACGACGTTTCCTTCGCCGACCATGATGCAACTGGCCGAGCATGACGACCTTGATGAACAACGTCGTCGCATTCGTCGCGAACGAACTGCCGACGCCGCCGCAGCACTGCAACTGGCGACCACCCTCGACAGAAATAAGGTGTATTTGATTAGCAATTTGCCCGAGGGAATTGTTGACGAATTGAACATGTCGCCGGTCGCCAATCTGGAAGAAGCTCGCAAGGTGTGCGAATATTATGAGTCGTGCACCTTCATCGCGCACGGGCAACTCGCCGAAGTCGCGGTCGAAGGAGAAGAAATCTCCAGCGATATTGATTGGGATCAGTACGCGTTATGA
- a CDS encoding sigma-54-dependent transcriptional regulator, producing the protein MQIAKITILAPAHDPLEDLRSSFCDAAPGSKVQIVRDDDDLLGELRSKADDSLFVIHGRRASVGLVGAMRELSTTALIVIAADQGSVETAASAIGMGANDFLVRGPQLTARVATLLGKMGYLLEVLREARTLDAQNTELQKDLQFRCQIIGQSPQIQAIVERVQMVARVPRPVLIVGERGTGKEVIARAIHFAQGDHLRPIVTVNCAAFSTELLESELFGHERGAFTGADQTRDGKFGLAHGGTLVLDEIGHMSLPFQRKILRVVEYGTYNRVGGQKELITSARIIAATNVDLRKRIQEGEFLSDLYDRLAFEVIEVPPLRGREGDIEVLAQHFLDQFAREIPLFAGKRLSRSAIDVLRRYQFPGNVRELKNIIERAAYRDTTDEITPDDIGMLANTQIEVPGGSFKDRLDNFGRMMLEDALAQSRNNQAAAARQLGLSYHQFRYYYGKYLGEEAN; encoded by the coding sequence ATGCAGATCGCAAAAATCACCATCCTGGCCCCCGCTCACGACCCACTGGAGGACCTGCGCTCGTCGTTTTGCGATGCGGCGCCCGGTAGCAAAGTCCAGATTGTGCGGGACGACGACGATTTGCTCGGCGAACTTCGCAGCAAAGCGGACGATAGCCTCTTTGTGATTCATGGACGCCGCGCGAGCGTCGGCCTGGTTGGCGCGATGCGCGAGTTATCGACAACCGCGCTCATCGTGATCGCCGCCGATCAAGGAAGCGTCGAAACGGCCGCCTCCGCAATCGGCATGGGCGCCAACGACTTTTTGGTGCGCGGCCCACAGCTGACCGCCCGCGTGGCGACGTTGTTGGGCAAGATGGGCTACTTGCTTGAAGTGCTGCGCGAAGCCCGCACCCTAGACGCCCAGAATACCGAGCTCCAAAAGGACCTCCAATTTCGCTGCCAGATCATCGGCCAGTCGCCGCAAATCCAAGCGATCGTCGAGCGCGTGCAGATGGTCGCCCGCGTTCCTCGTCCGGTGCTGATCGTCGGTGAACGAGGAACCGGCAAAGAGGTGATCGCCCGCGCGATACACTTCGCCCAAGGAGATCATCTGCGGCCGATCGTTACCGTCAACTGCGCGGCGTTCTCGACGGAGTTGCTCGAAAGCGAACTGTTCGGTCACGAGCGCGGCGCGTTTACCGGCGCCGATCAAACGCGCGACGGCAAGTTCGGACTGGCGCATGGCGGCACGCTCGTCCTCGACGAGATCGGCCACATGTCGCTTCCGTTTCAGCGAAAGATTCTCCGCGTCGTCGAATACGGCACCTACAATCGCGTCGGCGGCCAGAAAGAACTGATCACGTCAGCGCGGATCATCGCGGCGACCAACGTCGATCTGCGGAAGCGAATCCAGGAAGGAGAATTCCTCAGCGACCTCTACGATCGCTTGGCCTTTGAAGTCATCGAAGTCCCGCCGCTGCGAGGTCGCGAAGGAGATATCGAAGTCCTCGCACAGCACTTCCTCGACCAGTTTGCTCGAGAAATCCCCCTCTTCGCCGGCAAGCGTCTCTCCCGCTCGGCGATCGACGTCTTGCGGCGTTACCAATTCCCGGGCAACGTCCGCGAACTGAAGAACATCATCGAACGAGCCGCCTATCGCGACACCACCGACGAGATCACGCCCGACGACATCGGCATGCTCGCCAACACGCAGATCGAAGTTCCCGGCGGCAGCTTCAAAGATCGCCTAGACAACTTCGGCCGCATGATGCTGGAAGACGCGCTGGCCCAATCGCGTAACAACCAGGCCGCCGCCGCACGGCAACTTGGTCTCAGTTACCATCAGTTCCGTTATTACTACGGCAAGTATCTCGGCGAAGAAGCGAACTAA
- a CDS encoding SDR family oxidoreductase, protein MSADAMRRETPLPLLITGVAGVPGYNALPYFTAKYPGQVVGVRQVNNWRMLGENIVACDVEDVDGLKRLFDQYQFKAVLNCGGSCALKSCEMDPSMAWRINFESVRNLLHVLEGSDTRLVQLSIDLVYSDKDGGGYFEHEPTDPVTIYGKTMAAAENLIQLERPETAILRISLPMGISFNGHAGAIDWIQSRFMKDKPATLYYDEIRTPTYTDCLNRVIDDMLGRTTSGIFHAGGPRRLSLYQIAQIINRVGDYNPKNLMGCMRLEAGPMPPRAGDVTMDSTKLADELGYDPFDPWPYHDCWMPTHHDWHHERPAEELRGPEQILELLYRNPRLQF, encoded by the coding sequence TTGTCTGCCGACGCGATGCGCCGAGAGACTCCCCTGCCGCTGCTGATCACCGGCGTCGCAGGGGTTCCCGGCTACAATGCTCTTCCCTACTTCACTGCTAAGTATCCAGGCCAAGTCGTCGGAGTCCGCCAGGTCAACAACTGGCGCATGCTGGGCGAGAACATCGTCGCCTGCGATGTGGAAGACGTCGATGGACTGAAGCGACTCTTCGACCAGTACCAGTTTAAAGCGGTCCTGAACTGCGGCGGCAGTTGCGCCCTGAAGTCGTGCGAGATGGATCCGTCGATGGCCTGGCGGATCAATTTCGAGAGCGTCCGCAATCTGCTGCATGTGCTGGAAGGAAGCGACACGCGCCTGGTGCAGCTTTCGATCGATCTGGTCTACTCCGACAAGGACGGCGGCGGCTACTTTGAACATGAGCCGACCGATCCGGTCACGATCTACGGCAAGACGATGGCCGCCGCGGAGAATCTGATTCAGCTAGAGCGTCCCGAAACGGCGATCTTGCGCATCTCGCTACCGATGGGGATCAGCTTCAACGGCCATGCCGGCGCGATCGACTGGATTCAGTCGCGGTTTATGAAAGACAAGCCGGCGACCCTCTACTACGACGAGATTCGCACCCCCACCTACACCGACTGCTTGAATCGCGTCATCGACGACATGCTCGGTCGAACCACGTCCGGCATCTTCCACGCCGGCGGACCGCGGCGTCTCAGCCTGTATCAGATCGCTCAGATCATCAATCGCGTCGGCGACTATAACCCCAAAAACTTGATGGGGTGCATGCGGCTCGAAGCAGGCCCCATGCCGCCGCGAGCCGGCGACGTCACCATGGATTCGACCAAGCTGGCCGACGAACTCGGCTACGATCCGTTCGATCCCTGGCCGTATCACGACTGCTGGATGCCGACCCATCACGATTGGCATCACGAACGCCCGGCCGAAGAACTTCGGGGGCCGGAGCAGATCCTGGAGTTGCTCTACCGCAACCCACGTCTGCAATTCTAA
- a CDS encoding SPFH domain-containing protein: MNKELSGNQMILRRALIVAGIAGCAVAADTMVENFVWPAVAGPLAIHQFDSPGWSQTLQTATALHAIFPVALGSMVLCAAVVLIGPLFVSGRCEECGAKRKMSSASKRGLLAFAATALLVATSTGCRPFDAPEFAEIDTSETGFLIPLEGATDEQVTFESESYLDQRKVATKRVQVPHRWVQTGRMYFTGDWMDTVRLIKVDRSPVTREWTADSASGTRNANEAIWIESKDSVGFSVGFNCTAFIEEEDTARFLYMYRSRSLADMMDSEVRARIQAVAAETAARYDLDELRSRKQEMVDDVRTDVIKFFKERGITVTTIGMFGGFTYQNPKIQEAIDETFVAQQKKVVNMALFDAQQKENERIELAAEGQANTARTVAQGEADAIRELAEATREAQSDPLFVQLKQLEVEKERIEKWNGEYPTYLLQMGAGGESPNMMLELPAQSSSVATRSN; the protein is encoded by the coding sequence ATGAACAAGGAATTGAGCGGGAATCAGATGATTCTGCGACGTGCACTCATCGTGGCGGGGATCGCCGGGTGCGCCGTCGCGGCCGACACGATGGTCGAGAATTTCGTCTGGCCTGCCGTCGCCGGTCCGCTGGCGATTCACCAGTTCGATTCGCCCGGTTGGTCGCAGACGTTGCAGACGGCGACCGCCCTGCATGCGATCTTTCCGGTCGCGCTGGGGAGCATGGTTTTGTGCGCCGCCGTAGTGTTGATCGGCCCGCTGTTTGTGAGCGGTCGCTGCGAAGAGTGCGGCGCGAAGCGCAAGATGTCGTCTGCGTCGAAGCGGGGCTTGTTGGCCTTTGCGGCCACGGCGCTGCTCGTGGCGACGTCGACCGGTTGCCGTCCGTTTGACGCGCCGGAGTTTGCGGAGATCGATACTTCGGAGACGGGCTTCTTGATTCCGCTGGAAGGGGCGACCGACGAGCAAGTCACTTTCGAGTCGGAGTCGTACTTGGACCAGCGGAAGGTCGCGACGAAACGCGTGCAGGTTCCTCACCGTTGGGTGCAGACCGGTCGCATGTACTTCACCGGCGATTGGATGGATACGGTCCGTTTGATCAAGGTTGATCGTTCGCCGGTCACGCGTGAGTGGACGGCCGACTCCGCGAGCGGCACCAGGAACGCGAACGAAGCGATCTGGATCGAAAGCAAAGATTCGGTCGGCTTCTCGGTCGGGTTTAACTGCACCGCGTTTATCGAAGAGGAGGATACCGCCCGGTTCCTGTACATGTACCGCAGCCGTTCGCTGGCCGACATGATGGACTCGGAAGTGCGCGCTCGCATTCAAGCGGTCGCGGCGGAAACGGCGGCGCGGTACGACCTGGACGAACTACGTTCGCGCAAACAGGAGATGGTCGACGACGTCCGAACCGACGTGATTAAGTTCTTCAAGGAACGCGGGATTACCGTCACCACGATCGGCATGTTCGGCGGCTTCACCTATCAGAATCCGAAGATTCAGGAAGCGATCGACGAAACGTTCGTCGCGCAGCAAAAGAAGGTGGTCAACATGGCGCTGTTCGACGCGCAGCAGAAGGAGAACGAACGGATCGAACTCGCGGCCGAAGGTCAAGCGAACACGGCGCGAACCGTGGCGCAAGGGGAAGCGGACGCGATTCGCGAATTGGCCGAAGCGACCCGCGAGGCTCAGTCGGATCCGTTGTTCGTGCAACTCAAGCAGTTGGAAGTGGAGAAGGAGAGAATCGAAAAGTGGAACGGAGAGTATCCGACCTACTTGTTGCAAATGGGCGCCGGCGGCGAATCCCCCAACATGATGTTGGAACTGCCGGCTCAAAGCTCCAGCGTCGCGACGCGAAGCAACTAG
- a CDS encoding DinB family protein: MNSLEVALHQIQTVRRYSASLIESIDHADWYRMTDEGVSHIAWQVGHIAMAQYRLVLVRLRGPEEEDEKLISSDFIRIFGKGSTPVPQPEVYPCPDDILSVYHHVHRRVMEELPRFPLSRLSEPPEEPHPLFNTKLDSLLWSAQHEMLHAGQIGLLRRLLGAEPRW, encoded by the coding sequence ATGAATTCGCTGGAAGTTGCCCTTCATCAGATCCAGACCGTTCGCCGGTATAGCGCCAGCCTGATCGAGTCGATCGATCACGCCGATTGGTACCGGATGACCGACGAAGGAGTCTCGCACATCGCCTGGCAGGTCGGACATATTGCGATGGCGCAATATCGTCTGGTCTTAGTCCGGTTGCGCGGGCCGGAAGAGGAGGATGAAAAGCTAATTTCCTCCGATTTCATTCGAATCTTCGGCAAGGGATCTACCCCTGTTCCTCAGCCGGAGGTTTACCCTTGTCCGGACGACATCCTGTCGGTTTATCACCATGTTCATCGTCGGGTAATGGAAGAGCTGCCCCGATTTCCGCTTTCCCGCTTGTCAGAGCCTCCAGAAGAGCCTCATCCCCTATTCAACACGAAACTCGATAGTCTGCTCTGGAGCGCTCAGCACGAAATGCTGCACGCCGGACAGATCGGGCTCCTGCGAAGATTGCTGGGAGCGGAACCTCGCTGGTAA
- a CDS encoding HD-GYP domain-containing protein: MSTLPGAPALPTKTLERHANLHRLELVNRELQNWFGVDFTYWDGETGEMMRAAEMQPPGDENYLSPIIRTVAAKKKPEIVAEQAGACILAMPLAMDSGTVVATSPFVTGDSYDCFDDVEGLARILGTTAERAAHWGREQNRWTTQSLERMARLQLSKLSVDDEARRLSNEIDKISDSLSSTYEEISLLYGLTQNLRISSSDEQLGDLALNWLLEVLPCEGLAIQFLPTRGENVSTKGRTETKTLSVGICPLEAEQLSRLVSHLNLGEKGAPFVANQRITAREEWPFPKVRQLIVVPLAEGDNIFGWIMAFNHCENKGFGTVEASLLSSVGAILGIHSGNIELYRQQSEFVTSVVQALTSAIDAKDPYTCGHSDRVARLSVCLARQMGQDTDSLNLLYMAGLLHDVGKIGIDDSVLRKPGRLTDAEYEHIKLHPELGYNILKGLKQIEKVLPVVLHHHEQWDGKGYPHRLKGTDTPLLARITAVADAYDAMSSDRPYRKGMPEEKVDAIFREGAGQQWDPAVINAFFAARDELRDILSEERAEIRFDVRDWLK, encoded by the coding sequence ATGTCCACCCTGCCAGGCGCTCCTGCCCTGCCGACGAAAACGCTAGAACGACACGCCAATCTGCATCGCCTCGAGTTGGTCAACCGAGAGCTGCAAAACTGGTTTGGCGTCGACTTTACGTATTGGGATGGCGAAACCGGGGAGATGATGCGCGCCGCTGAAATGCAGCCCCCCGGCGACGAGAACTATCTCTCGCCGATCATCCGTACGGTCGCCGCCAAGAAGAAGCCGGAGATCGTCGCGGAACAAGCAGGCGCGTGCATTTTGGCGATGCCGCTGGCGATGGACAGCGGAACGGTGGTCGCGACCAGCCCGTTTGTCACCGGCGATTCGTACGACTGCTTTGACGATGTAGAGGGTCTGGCCCGAATTCTGGGGACGACCGCCGAACGCGCCGCACACTGGGGAAGAGAACAAAACCGCTGGACGACGCAGAGCCTGGAGCGAATGGCCCGCTTGCAGTTGTCCAAGTTGAGCGTTGATGACGAAGCGCGTCGCTTGTCGAATGAGATCGACAAGATTTCGGACAGCTTGTCGTCGACTTACGAAGAAATCAGTCTGCTCTACGGCCTGACGCAAAACTTGCGGATCTCCAGCAGCGACGAACAACTGGGCGATCTGGCGCTGAACTGGTTGCTCGAAGTTTTGCCGTGCGAAGGTCTGGCGATTCAATTTTTGCCGACCCGCGGCGAAAACGTCTCGACCAAAGGCCGAACCGAAACGAAGACGCTGAGCGTCGGCATTTGCCCGCTCGAAGCGGAACAACTTTCTCGCCTGGTCTCGCATTTGAACCTGGGTGAAAAAGGGGCGCCGTTTGTGGCGAACCAGCGGATCACGGCTCGCGAAGAATGGCCGTTCCCGAAAGTTCGCCAGTTGATCGTCGTGCCGCTGGCCGAAGGAGATAACATCTTCGGCTGGATCATGGCTTTCAACCACTGCGAAAACAAAGGCTTCGGCACTGTTGAAGCGAGCCTCTTGAGCAGCGTGGGCGCGATCCTCGGAATCCATAGCGGAAATATCGAGCTCTATCGACAACAGTCCGAGTTCGTCACCAGCGTCGTGCAGGCGCTCACCTCGGCGATCGACGCGAAAGATCCTTACACTTGCGGTCACAGCGATCGCGTCGCCCGGTTGTCGGTCTGCCTGGCTCGCCAGATGGGCCAAGACACCGACTCGCTCAACCTGCTTTACATGGCGGGGTTGTTGCACGACGTCGGCAAGATCGGCATCGACGACAGCGTCCTGCGTAAGCCGGGACGTCTTACCGATGCGGAATATGAGCACATTAAGCTTCACCCCGAGTTGGGCTACAACATCCTCAAGGGTTTGAAGCAGATCGAAAAAGTGCTGCCGGTCGTGCTGCACCATCACGAACAATGGGACGGCAAAGGTTACCCGCACCGACTGAAGGGAACCGACACGCCGCTTTTGGCCCGCATTACGGCGGTCGCCGACGCCTACGACGCGATGTCGAGCGATCGTCCCTACCGTAAGGGGATGCCGGAAGAAAAAGTGGACGCGATCTTCCGCGAAGGCGCAGGTCAGCAATGGGATCCAGCGGTGATCAACGCCTTTTTCGCCGCTCGTGACGAACTTCGCGATATCCTGAGCGAAGAGCGTGCCGAGATTCGCTTCGATGTGCGGGACTGGTTGAAGTAA
- a CDS encoding sigma-70 family RNA polymerase sigma factor: MNDVTQILFQIEHGDQSAADQLLPLVYEELRKLAAAKLSHENNCHTLQATALVHDAYIRLVDVEKAPKWDSRGHFFAAAAEAMRRILVESARRKKRIRHGGEVQRVDLDPDLTSNDREIDVLALDEALTRLEQTDERKASLVKLRYFAGLTVQEAADTLGISLATAERDWTFARVWLLRELG, from the coding sequence ATGAACGACGTCACGCAGATTCTCTTCCAGATTGAGCACGGAGACCAATCGGCTGCAGATCAATTGCTGCCGCTGGTCTACGAAGAGCTCCGCAAGCTCGCCGCCGCCAAGCTTTCGCACGAGAACAATTGCCACACGCTGCAAGCGACGGCGCTCGTGCATGACGCCTACATTCGGCTGGTCGATGTCGAAAAGGCGCCCAAGTGGGATTCGCGCGGCCATTTCTTCGCCGCCGCCGCCGAAGCGATGCGCCGCATCCTGGTCGAATCGGCTCGTCGTAAAAAGCGAATCCGTCACGGTGGAGAGGTGCAGCGGGTCGATCTCGATCCGGACCTCACCTCCAACGATCGAGAAATCGACGTGCTGGCGCTCGATGAAGCGCTGACGCGGCTCGAGCAAACGGATGAGCGAAAAGCGTCCCTCGTCAAACTTCGTTACTTTGCCGGCCTCACCGTACAGGAGGCGGCCGATACCCTGGGAATCTCTCTGGCAACTGCAGAGCGGGACTGGACTTTCGCCCGCGTCTGGCTGCTCCGCGAACTCGGTTAG
- the ygfZ gene encoding CAF17-like 4Fe-4S cluster assembly/insertion protein YgfZ, with the protein MSSTESRCDLLCFDLSDRTRLQLTGADRVKFLHNLSTNDIKKLPPQQGCEIFVPTLQGKILGHFFALPIGDSILLSGVPGQAETLLPHFQKYAVIEDVELVDRTDATSELLVIGQQAESWLAENLSITPPQGNLQFVAQDDMLVYRTNFVAEPAWSVIFLSDSPLKEKFDAIERTAVTDAALDALRIEAGFPYYGRDLTVDNLCQEAARDASAISFTKGCYLGQETIARIDALGHVNRRLLGVQFPSQPDADAVYEIDGKPVLTVTSTAYSPALDRWIGLAMVRRGFDKPGETLETSSGPVDVVALPYSA; encoded by the coding sequence ATGAGTTCGACCGAATCTCGCTGCGACCTGTTGTGCTTCGATCTCTCCGACCGCACTCGGCTGCAATTGACCGGCGCCGATCGGGTAAAATTTTTGCACAACCTGTCGACCAACGACATCAAGAAGCTGCCGCCGCAGCAAGGTTGCGAAATCTTCGTCCCGACGCTGCAGGGAAAAATCCTCGGGCACTTTTTCGCGCTGCCGATTGGCGATTCGATCTTGTTGTCGGGAGTTCCTGGCCAAGCGGAAACGCTGCTGCCCCACTTTCAAAAATACGCGGTCATCGAAGACGTCGAGCTTGTCGATCGGACCGACGCGACCAGCGAACTGCTAGTGATCGGTCAGCAGGCCGAAAGCTGGCTCGCCGAGAACCTCTCGATCACGCCGCCGCAGGGAAACCTGCAATTCGTCGCGCAAGACGACATGCTCGTCTACCGCACGAACTTTGTCGCCGAGCCCGCGTGGAGCGTCATCTTTTTGAGCGACTCGCCGCTGAAAGAAAAGTTCGACGCGATCGAGCGCACCGCCGTCACCGACGCAGCGCTAGACGCGCTGCGGATCGAAGCCGGCTTTCCCTACTACGGTCGAGATCTGACGGTCGACAACCTTTGCCAAGAGGCGGCTCGCGACGCGTCGGCGATCAGCTTCACCAAAGGGTGCTATTTAGGCCAGGAAACGATCGCTCGTATCGATGCGCTGGGCCACGTGAATCGTCGACTGCTAGGCGTGCAGTTCCCGTCGCAGCCCGATGCGGACGCCGTTTATGAAATCGACGGCAAACCAGTGCTGACGGTGACGTCGACCGCCTACTCGCCGGCGCTCGACCGCTGGATCGGGCTGGCGATGGTTCGCCGTGGATTCGACAAGCCGGGCGAAACGCTGGAGACGTCAAGCGGCCCGGTCGACGTCGTCGCTCTCCCCTACTCCGCTTAG
- a CDS encoding glycosyl hydrolase family 18 protein, whose translation MKTILSLMVVCLVAQTSIAQTLVVAYVPNWIDLKSFSREIDYDRLTHINIAFENPTSPTGEMSYRRDNDLLVAAAHQRGVKVLVSIGGGAASGNEPLKARYFELLADEKRAEFCQRLADYVDEHHLDGIDVDLEGPAINEDYGKFITELAAQLKPRGKFLTAALSQGYGGASVPDECWRNFDFINVMAYDYTGPWAPDSPGQHSSLVHAKRQIEYWRTKRNVPAEKLVLGVPFYGRGFGKDFSHTAETYERIVAKHPGAEKKDEVGETIWYNGIPTIQKKTQYVLDEELRGVMIWSLNNDAKGEKSLLKAIDDTIQADRS comes from the coding sequence ATGAAAACCATCCTCTCGTTGATGGTCGTCTGTCTTGTGGCGCAGACGTCGATCGCGCAAACGTTAGTCGTCGCTTACGTGCCGAATTGGATCGATTTGAAATCGTTCTCGCGCGAGATCGATTACGATCGGTTGACGCATATCAATATCGCATTCGAGAATCCGACGAGCCCGACCGGCGAGATGTCATATCGCCGTGACAATGATCTGTTGGTTGCGGCGGCGCATCAGCGGGGAGTGAAGGTCTTGGTTTCGATCGGCGGAGGCGCCGCTTCCGGGAACGAACCGCTGAAGGCTCGTTACTTCGAGTTGCTCGCGGATGAGAAACGAGCCGAGTTCTGCCAACGGTTGGCCGACTATGTGGATGAACATCACCTGGACGGCATCGACGTCGATCTGGAAGGGCCGGCGATCAATGAAGACTATGGCAAGTTCATTACGGAACTTGCGGCGCAGCTGAAGCCGCGCGGTAAGTTTCTGACCGCTGCACTCTCGCAAGGATACGGCGGCGCGAGCGTACCGGACGAATGTTGGCGCAACTTTGATTTCATCAACGTGATGGCGTACGACTATACCGGTCCGTGGGCGCCGGACTCGCCGGGACAACATTCGTCGCTGGTCCACGCCAAGCGACAGATCGAATACTGGCGGACGAAACGGAACGTGCCGGCCGAAAAGCTGGTCCTCGGCGTTCCTTTTTATGGACGCGGGTTTGGCAAGGATTTCAGTCACACGGCTGAAACTTACGAACGAATCGTCGCCAAGCATCCTGGCGCCGAGAAGAAGGACGAAGTGGGCGAAACGATCTGGTACAACGGCATTCCGACGATTCAGAAGAAGACGCAGTACGTGCTGGACGAAGAGCTGCGCGGCGTGATGATCTGGTCGCTCAACAACGACGCCAAAGGAGAGAAGTCGCTGCTCAAAGCGATCGACGATACGATCCAGGCCGATCGTAGTTAG